The region TATTGTACCACCTGTTATTTCTTTCGTTCCTGCTGTATGAATTTCCATACTTTTATACTGTAACATGGGCTAACATTTTGATGAAGAAAATAATCTCAGATGTTTGGTGTGTCACCTAGAATTATTTGGACACTAGAGCTCTTGAACAAAGTTGAGGAAAAGTTTTCTGTATATTATGTGATGGTTGTCACATGAAGACTTTTATATGACagatatgtaaaatatattgattgataCATTCATGTACATCAGTTTTCAGAGAATAAAATTTTGCATAAAGTTTGAAACAGTCATGAATATGTTTGTGGTCTTTtgaaatgtatgtgtaaatgataAGGTAAAGAATGTGAAtagtattgtgtgtatatactttGGACATGGTCATACACAAACTCATATTGCACTAGTGAGAGAGTAAAGGTTTGTCCAAATTGCTACAAATTATAGCTTAAACAGACAAACATGCTAGTCAAAATCAAAGCAATTTGCAACATTTTTCACGATgaggaaaatatttcaaaatgtttgttgaCTAGAAGTCTGGTGTTACTTCACATAAATTTTCCACTTAGATTCCGAGTTTGTAATATGCAGTCAGTCAATTTCATGTCCATGAGTTTCGTTACACCGGCATGGTATATCTTGTAAGTCGTTATCTGGAAACCTGTCGATGtacttttcatgaaaaaaattaaatgaaaacaaaaataaatttttagAAGAATGCGGAAAGTGTATgcatataacatacataaatcTGACTTCCTTCTTAAAGGGTCAGGGGTCAAAACGATTCCATTCGACAACCACTAATTTAAAGTCTGCATGACTTTTATTGGTAAATATCAGTCAGGTACATCATAAAGaatgacaaaatatacattatgtacagGATATGAAGGAAGGAATAAATACTACCACCATAGGTCTTCAGTGAACGACATGCATTGTATTCAGTACAGTAGACAATCAACTGTGTACTTGTTACGGATGCCAAACATGGCTTAACATTCAGTGTATTGACATTGACGAGTTTCTGGAATTGTGACTGTTAAACTTTGAGTAACCGGGTGCTCAAATTGATCACGTGATCGATGTCAGGGTCTCCTGATGAGTAAACAAAACTTAAAACTGCGTGTGATAATcgaaatgtatataaatcaatcATCTGCAAGATGTACTGTTTTGATGGGATTATCGCAGTGACTAGAGGTGGAATTCGATTATACCACCGTCGAAATTAAACTCCAACTAAAAATGCAGACCTTTATCAAAAGCAAACGAACATGAATTTGGTACTTTGCATATCTCTAACGAACAGTAGGTTTGTGACGTATTTGTAGTACTTTCTTCATACGGGTTCCGTAGCATtaatttttcatcaaattacCACGATTGTTGAGAATCACATTTTTAGTCAATCTTCatgataaatatcaaataaactTCGTAACATGCTGAATAATTATGATTATTTAGAGACCTTTAAAAGTCAGCTATCAAATCAAATGACACTTAATAGTCATGTGCATATCATATTCGCTGTAATTAGTTTTCCTATCTAGTCTTACTGTTAGGTATGGTTACTCTAAAGAGCAAATACGTAATGGTCATTATTGAACACCCATCAGTACTTCTATAAGGTTTAGATTAGTTTGTTTCCAAAACTCAGAGAATGTAAATATCTCCTTGTAGaatcaaatgatgacatttcaGTAACCCTATTTTCAACTATTCAAACTGCATTATTATCAGATAAACAccaatattttcactgaaaattattgaaatgtcaataattagacattgtacatgtaattagggGTTAATTGTATCCAGAAGTAATACAGCAAcatgttgaaattgtgattgcattGGGGTGCGGATTTTCGAGTGCgaacccaaaaatcaatttatttggTTTATTGTGCAgtattatatacatgtgtatgaataCAGTCTGTTAATATCCGCACGTGATTAAATACTGCttagggtgtacaatattacgaatAAGTCGATAAATATAACAAACCAGTTTCAAGTAATGTTCGAGTTGCATCCACTGCAGCTTTAAACACACCGATGTTAGGTGTTATCTATTCAAATCATTCCCCTAAAACTAACCCAATAATCTGagttgaaataatatttcagttttgaaatcGAATAATAATTAACTCAAATCATAACGTAATGAGATATTACTTTAGCATGTATACATTAAAAAGCGATTTCTTAATTTCTCTACTGGCATTTATATTAAACTTGCACTCTTAGCATAGTAAACACCGAGTTGGATGAGACTGTTCCGTGGAATGGCAAGATTTAAACTTCTTTTCTGTTAAAGGCAAATTACTAGTTAAAATTCAGCAATTGGCAAGCGTTAGATTCTGGCAAGTAAGGCTAACCATCACGTCAAATACTGGTCAGTTCACCAATGCTATGTTTATGACTCGATGTACCATGTCTCCCTTTCTTTGCAACTGttgaaaagcaaaaaaaaaagaaattaaattaaattggtTTTATCAGCATACTTCGTTTACATGGAATATCGACGTATTTTCTTAGGTTTGGTTGTGTGTGACATGTAGAGTTATACGATTGATAAACTGtgaaaatagagacattttttATTGTAAGCAAGCGCTGATAACATTGACAGATAAAGCACTGATTTCACGCCATTTCTAATGTTGTCCTTTGTTCTTCTGTTTTAGAGAACTGCCTCATTTATCAACAGGTAGGAATTCATATATGGACCTTTCCTGAACATTTTGTCAacaatttgattgattgattggttggttggttgattgattgattgattgattgattgattgattgattgattgattgattgattgattgattgattgattgattgattgattgattgattgattgattgattgattgattgattgactgactgactgactgattgactgactgactgactgactgactgactgactgactgactgactgactgattgattgactaaccTGTCCATTCATCCTACTACATATCTTGTGTGTTTcgatttaaactaaaatatggTATTCACCATCATATCAAGCGATCAgctagtcaatcaatcaaccaaccaaccaaccaaccaaccaaccaaccgaccgaccgaccgaccgaccatcAAATCAATCAACAGCCAGCCAGTCAATCATTGACAAGCAACCATCCAATCAATCGATCAAGTgaccagccagccagtcagtcaatCGATTAGCCAGTCAAGCAATCCGATTTACAAGTGAGTTAAACTCACCTTCCTTCAACTGTCCAACTATCAATAAAATCCTCTAGACTAGAGGCTATTGTTCCGTCCTTCTTCAGCAATTCATCTTGCTTGACGTCATCAGCATTACCAAACAGTCCTGCCACTTTACCATGTAGCCTACCAGTGATATCCACATTGACGGCGTTTTTACCGTCCCAGAACACATTCAGACCAAAGGCCATcgtaacttttattttattatgctTTCCGTCAGTGCTGAATTCAGAAATGTAGATCTCGTCATCCATTAAGTATGGGAGAGTGACTACTTCATCATCAATCTGAAAATGTTGGGAAAGACACCGATTAGTGTTAGCAGTAATATTGGAATCCCAGTCAATTTCACAATTTCAGTTGCATCCTGAAGTAGGTTTGAAACTTTCATGAAGCTGTGTTATGGTTGTGTTCTCAAAGTCTacattatgaaataaactgaaCTTGTAATGTATTATTCTCTTCTTAGATTGAAggtttttcttttcaatttggTGCACATTACCAAATCTTCCCATTTCATGCTTGCTTGGAGTAAATCGCACGGAAAGACGCAatatctgaaaacaaaatacattgacGATATTTCACTTGGAATTTGAAgccatttcaattttaatagcGGTGAAAGTGAACAAAGTTGATGACGAAGAAAGTTTTTCATGAGAAAGCTTCATTTGTGATCctaaaattgacaaattgtaTGTTGGCGGctatttttaaatgtataataaGGAGAGATTGTCCAAATAACATGACACAACACATTAAATCCATGGCATACTCACAGTGACTTCGTTTTTGGCCAATAGATGTATGAGTTTACCGTTAACATGGATCACAACACTATCAATATTACTGGCTTCTCTTGTTATGTATATCCTTTCTTTGGTGGTAGCAACGATCTTGAATTCAGGTGGACTATTTACATTATCTTGTACCAAAATGTACGAACACAAGTCCTGGGTTGAGAAAGGTTTGCCGTCAAAGGTCAAGGCATGTGGATCACCTCTCATGTATGCACTCTCTGTCAACAAACAGGTAagaaacaaaacatatattaggccaaaaaaatatctggttctggtcagggtaaactttctaaagtggtgcgacgacgcgaatttttttttttgacactttacatactctgttctatcatatttatctcttgaaaaacttcctttttcttcgaagcagtttaggctttgtatttaagcagtcttggcatgtagggtagatttcagctgcttgttctcctgatatcaggaataaataaggaacgggagaGCCAAAATTATCGGggaaaaaaggatcgacgcgagggaattcagggcacgcgcgcactgaccagaaccagatatatattttttggccTAAGTTTAAAAGTGTTGTTCAAAATGTAAGAATAGAACGGTCAAACTCATCAGATCAGACTACTTGGTTATAtccatattattattacagtaGGCAGGCTCAATTTACACGTATTGGTTGATATTTTTATCACTTCTTTGGTACTCTTGGTTATGTTAAAGAATCATAAATTTCATGAGAGTGCTGGATGATCGTCCTACTAGGAAATAACACTTACTTTGTTTGCTGATGTATATTATTAGTAATGCCTTCTGCATTGTCGCCATATTGACTTCCCAGTGTAAAggtatacattatataatatgtttACTCACAAATATAAAGTAGTGAAAACTTGACTACTAGTACTACCCAGTCATATACTTAATTTGCTAAACAGAATGAGATTgttaaatgtaagttttatttaCCGTTCTAGCGGCGTTTATTTCACAcctcaccccaccccctccTCGACCATCAACAACGAACACCTCTTTCTCATTTTGTACTTTGTTGTCTTCACTTTTAAAAGTTGAGAGAATGACACATTTGGTtacaaaagaaagaaaggaaatgTAGTGATTACTTTTGCAGCACATTTGCCCCGCATCTTCACATGTACAGTCACCACTAGCTGTAGCCTCTCCATCACAGGAGTCACGGCAGAAACCTCCACAGCTCTGCTCACAACGCAGTTTGGTAGGATCGGCTTGAAGTATAGATACACAGAAATCTCGTTATAACCAGATGTATTACAATCTTTTAGTCTAACACTTTAATTGGCTATAGCAAAAtgtcattaatatgtaaatttcacattCCTGTCGCTGATTGGTTGCATCATGTCCAGACCCCCGACTGACATCTGCCCCGTATAGAAAGTACATTCTTCTTACACCACGCTGTTCAGAGGAAACATTGGtttgtttgatatttgaatGATGAAGAGCTATACTAGCATTTCATTCACACAAAACCTAGTTTGAAATATAACTTCAATGAGGTAGCAGATCTTTCCCCGGTCACTGCCGGAAAAATGGTTTAACTATATCAACAGATGACTTTATGTCAtgcatataatatcatatataaacTCATTCCGATGCAACGAAACAGATCTTTTGAAATTTACTTACGAATACAGCAGCTTTTCCCGCCTGTGCAAGTACAACCTGTCTGTGTAGCTACCTCTGTATTCAAGCACGCAGTACGACATTGGCCATTGCAGGGGGAAGCTTCACACAGTAGTGGACCTTCATCATCTACTCGATCAAAATTGGAGAAGTAAAAACATCACCACAAAAGATATGTTAGTATGTTCTCCAGTCGACATaatctaaccccccccccacctccatctctctctctctctctctctctctctctctctctctctctctctctctctctctctctctctctctctctctctctctctctctctctctctctctctctctctctctctctctcccccccccttcATCATAATGTCTCAAGTATTGGTACTATTCTAGTATACCAGTTGAACTTACCGATACAACATTTTGTTCCTGAAAGAttacatttacagtctacatcGGAAATGCACGATGCTTTACTAGCGGGACATTGCGCTAAACATGTTCCATCACGGCTACCACAGTCAATTTCCTGTGGATTGTctgtaaatgaataaaacataatCAGTCGAAGTCAgtcttttatttgaaaatcggtgatattttcttttcacattAATGCCTAACATGTATGTGTACCCGACAAAGTAACAACGACAGTGAATGCCGAAAGTGCAGATATCGAGTTTCATAAATGTCGTTTATGAGTGTTTTCTTTCAAGGTCTGTTTCCCTTTTCGTCTTCAATCGACCTTGAGTCATCCATCGTGTTCTCAGACCACACGATAGTGGTCTGAAATTCCCAGAACCCTGGTAACTTGTATATTGAGGTTACCGACCCAAATGTATTCTCACAAGGGTATAACATCTGTATATACAGACATTTGTCTGGTTACCTGTTTACGATATTTCCAGGACCACCGGATACAAATAATATGTCATTGTCACGTTAATATGAAGTACCAAGTATATAACTCGATCCATTTTACTTACCTATGCAGCAAGTGTCCAAAATCGTACCCAGACATGTACACGAACCCACGGCTCTAATTTCACCACTTTGACAAGTTTGGTATCTACAGGTACCGCCACACTGCTCCCGACAGTCGTATTGGTTGATTTGAAGTTCTGCACAACGATACAaataatgaaatgcaagagtGTTGGctgttttaatttacaaaacaccTCTGAACCGGAGATGTGAATACATTCTCTGAAAGGAAGATTATATGTTGTGCTTTCGATGCACAAACTCACCAAAGTATGGGTTACAGTATGGTTGAATTTGTGTTCATGATTATTTTTAAGAAAGTCTACGGCGTTGTTTTTTTTCGAAACAGCGATATATAATGGCCATCTTTCATTGCAAGTACCGGGCAAATGGATGTAATTGTAGAAATTGCTTGACTATTTATGTTTATTAAATCACATTTTCGGCTAATATTTTATGTTCTACTAAAGAAATTGTACATACCAATGCATTTTCCATTATCGTTCATACTATAGCCGTCTTCACACTTACAGGCGTATTCACCATCCTGACCAATACATTGCGCATTAGAAGTACAATCTTCAAGTTTAGTGCATCTTACGTCATCCATGCCTCTACATCTGCATTTTTGCTTACAGTCTGACGTCACCCAAGAGTGACCTCCCTAAattggatgggggggggggagattacTTTTAGAGAAAACATAGAGGTATTGAAAGCATGACTTCAAACTAAACAATGATTGCCAAACTGGTCGACCATAGTTGAATCATACATACTACTTAAGTATTTCGAGGTAGGTTATTATTCTGCAATTGACTACAGTTGAAAGCGACGAGGTGGTTTTTGACTATTTTAAACTCAAATTTCTGCTGGAAATGTGATATCATAAATTATACCCCTATTTTTCAAGGGTATCTTCACTTGATGGTGGATTGTGAAGGAGATTTATGCATGTCAAGTTCTGTCAATTTTGTACTCATCAAATTGGCGAGAAATCTCAACTATTGAATATGAACTTGGTAAGCTAACTTGTGATATGATACCTGACATCAACTGTCACAAACACTTCGAAgataaaagtacaaaattacCCAATCAGGTTTGATGTTGATCAATGGTTAAATAATACGGGCGTAACAATTGTATTTATGCAAATCAAGTGCCATAccttatgcaaattaccatcaCTGTCGACGCAGCCGCATTGAGATTTGGGTACACACTGACGGCCGATGAGTATGTAGTCGTGTTCGCACTCGCATCCTTCGACACACTGGGCATCACCACAGTTGCCGGGGGATAAACAGCTTGGTGGACAtggtgacatacatacactgtagaCACTGTGTTGGGGGCATGGGAGGGCTGCAGTGGACAAGTAGAAGTAAATACCACCTTTCAATAAATTGCTAGggatttttgaaaatttaacaGCTTGATAAAGGCTGAAGTTTGATCGttttattcttaaattttacaGATGAAACAAGATGACTGACCTAGGAAAGGGGAAATAATAGTaggtttatgtatacatgttattttactttatttcttatttacatgtattactctTTTTCATAGGCTTGACAAGAACTAACGTACACGATAAAGGACAACTAGACagacatatgcatgtatgtgtatgtatgtatgtatgtatgtatgtatgtatgtatgtatgtatgtatgtatggatggatggatgtatgtgtatgtatgtatgtatgtatgtatgtatgtatgcatgtgtgtgtgtgtatgtatgtatgtatgtatgtatgtatgtgtgtgtgtgtgcgtgtgtgtgtaaagcatgtatgtatgtatgcatgtatgtatgtatgtatgtatgtaaactatgtatgtatgttgacaatatatatatatatatgtatattgtatatgtatatacaataaaaatCACCACAGTATTTACTGTGAAATTTGATGTAGTATGATATCGTACTTACGACAGAAGAAGGCCGACCTAAAAGTTACCATATCAACACCAGCTTCCCGACACACTTCAAAATAACTTGCTATGGCGTCACACAGGACTTCTTTCTTCTCGTCCCCATCTTGTGCATTACACATATCATTAGCGCATGAATCTAAAAAGAACTGGGGATCTACAACTGAGTGGCAAGGTGCCAGGTGACCAATAGGATCTGTGATACGACCACAAAGGACTGCCGTTTTGAAGGTGCTCAGATTTGCATTCGGGCACATTGACTGGTATGGTGTAACCTCCTCGCCAGGATCACAACTAGAAGACAAATTATTATTCATACTAGATAAGGATACAGAAAGGTAGATCAGTTATCAACATCCAGCTATTTAGAtatcatttaaatatttgtgGATATACTAGTACCTAGTAAACAGTGCCTACGACTGTACAGCTAGTGGTTAACGAAGCATTCCttattcaacattttttaattAACACATTACATTAGAGCTAATTTTCCGGATGACTGGCgttgatatgatatataaaatTGCTAGCGACATTAGTATTGAGTACTATTATAAAGGGGAGAATGCCCCAAAATGTAATCTTAAAAAATGCCACAATGAGTATTTGAGTATTGCCTCCACTGTTACCTTTCCTCACTTGCCCAGCTATCTCCGAAGTCTCTGTCGTTTTCAGCCATACTTCCATCGGGTCGGACATAGTCATTGTGTTTGTCTCCATCACAGATTCCACACATTCCACGTGCATGGGTTCCGTAACTTCTTGCcaaatgaactttgaccttgtaTAGACCATCATACTGAACAACGAGTCCTAGCTCAGGACAGTCTACTCTGACGTATTGACCACTCTGGGATATGAAAACTTCGGGATGTGGATTGTAAGGCAGTGTTATTTTGACGTCATCAACCTATATAAGGTTAACAATGGCAAAGTGTATCGATTTAGATTATTAGATTATCCATCCTCTATGAAAGAGGGGTATTTCTACAGAGTCCTAATCTTTTGGGGGCGATTCTACCCTTTTAACCACCTACCTGTTTAGCATTTTAATCATTGTTTAATATGATCATCGACCCATTCATTCACCCAATTACTTACTATTGATAGTACAGGCATCTGCACATCTGCATCTGATTCACTCGTTTTTACACCATATATTACATATGAACGAGCAAGTCTCAAAGTTTACGCCTCACTTGACACAGAAGATATCCTAAACTAAGTTTACTAtcaaattttaaatatattatcGAGCAAATTTGCGTAGCTTTACTTCGATCCTACCCGGTTCAATGGTGACAATTAGTCACAAGTTGGAACATGATTGACTTGCAGACGAAAACCACTTCCAATTTGACATATTCCTTTGTAGGAGTAAAAGTTACTCACCGCAACTTCACCCTGTCTCCTAAGGATAATTCTGAAGCCGTAAACTCGGATAATAACGAAACGAACAACAGAGACAGTGGCTCCTTCATAGGGCAGAGTGTTTTTGGCATTCACAATAAACAGGGGTTCGTCCACGTGAGCCCAGTCCATCAATAGCGTGTACGTACACGTGCCTTGGAAGTGTACATTTAGACCGTCAAATGTTCTGTAGTGAGGATCACCAAACACGTAACACTTGCAAACTAAAGAAGAAGGTAATAGACGAGATTAATTGATCTTTGTccataaattcattcattcattcattcattcattcaccaagcatccatccatccatccatccatccatccattcattcattcattcattcattcattcattcattcattcattcattcattcattcattcacattctAATATATTGATCAAATGTTAATCATTGGCCCttataacaaattcaaagtCGTCGATAAAATGTCACCGTATAAGATACAAGAGTAAAACGAATTTTGTAAGAGTTAATATTCTATCATGTACTTACAGTTTTTAGTTCTAGTCCACTGCATTGGTGTAGTGTCCCATCGTGTCTGGACAGGGTTTCCAActattaaacaaaagaaaaaatatatcattatgatGCTGTGTTCTCTTCTCGTTTAATTTATCTGAATCACACTTTTGACCAATACAGTAAAACATCAGTGAGCTGAAATCGTACGCCTTAGTAAATATACAAAGGTAGTTTATCAAAATGTGAACTTTCACTCGAAGCCTGTGTTGACCTGGTGACCCATCCCCATCAACATTCATTCATCCAACCAATTGATTTTTCATTCAGACAAATGTATTACCATTAGTCGGATCGGTAGATGTCATGAAACGATAGTCATGAtggcagtatatatatataaaactttatttgaaatatagagaaaattaagaaattaatattagaaatcaggaaaatcgcgagaaaaaaatatttgtttctctTGGTCCCTAGTCTATGGTTTAAGGTTGTGTCCTCAAAGCCTGGATTATGTCTTTATAATTGGATCAACTATTTGATATGAAGACTTATGTACTATGTATACATTTACGAAAAGCTGGAAAAATTCAGAACAAGAGATCCAATGATATGAAGCAATTATTTACCTTTCCTGCACACAAAACTATGTTCGGCATTACATGTCTCATCGTTCAAAAAATAATCGTCTTCTTTTGGTAAAACTCCACAAAACTCGTCTCCATTTACGTTGTCCGGAGTATCTTCTGCGAAAATTTGTTCCAACTTCCAAGTCCACAGATCGCCGCTAATCCAACGCCAGTTTGTTTGAACGACATCTGCCTCGGACCCCTCCTGTCCATTAGCTCCGACCCAGTATGCATTGCGACCGTACTTATTGAGTTCTAGTTTTTCGCGTAAGAAATCATACTCATCGTCAGATAGAATACTTGCAAGTTCGTAAGTGTCGTTATGACACAATATTCTGGCCTCTTCGAAGGTTGCAACAGGTTCATTCACGATTTTGAAGCAGTCTCTACCGTAATGGAAATCTTCAAGATCACAGCTATAGTTCTCTGAGGGTAAACATAAAATGAGAtcaaaaaatgaatacaaatattataacaaataaataaacaataatttatcaaattagcATACCATTCTTTCGTTTATTAGAGCATAATAATTCAACTATACTATATGCacacttatacatgtatgtttatctgcTGCTGTCAATGCAAGCATAACACCACCAAAAGATAGtgcccaacacacacacacaatcctgtTGGTTTCTAAGGTTGAAACCAACAGGTTATAAAGAAACTAATTTGGGAAAGTCAACGTCTATAGGGACACAAACAGTACTATAAATGCAGCATGGCACTTGTTGTTGTGCAATTAAGCCCAAAgttatttgttttctgtttatatACGTGTTGAACGCCATCACCAAATCCCCGAT is a window of Glandiceps talaboti chromosome 5, keGlaTala1.1, whole genome shotgun sequence DNA encoding:
- the LOC144435324 gene encoding zonadhesin-like; this translates as MKIPLRTLCCFLLIISIITISSGTKRGSKAEKEQSRSQREASKCLKCTEEDGLTLDECIEQDKHESCSKDGCRSEFINTEEGILIFTSQCQRYSACSQDSASQADKNQCNRSPVVVTDRCIYCCQSKDVNEDGYCAPPGPSNPPPIPNFGEYGCTDDEVAFNGYCYRFETTKLTFHHSREWCADNGYTLTSILSQRELEFLKSEVEDKSNIAWWVGAHVRDISLPALMDENWRWVDLHEWKWDLVDIFHPNSPNSENEDEYCGAMKRTNDNYNFLLDDQQCTHLHPFICRRGDGSPLADRWAVHHNLWRDRTNDCKCYTWGDPHYISFDGKLRHYQGNCTYVHLVDRKHNPALFSVNVKTQHPYEGSTASMVHHVIVKVHNLRITLNRGKVVWVNDYPVTLPHTPYGGVHIQISGRHVLLTSSYGFWVKYDGMYRLVIGVSRGYEGHTQGVCGTCDGDVTNDELKPNGQRTRDTNRFINSWNIDGRCPGTSVVEEMCPNDNSNNYKGNHKCGMIKDPSGVFAECHNAVNPAAPFEACLYDMCHGPNEAEKADALCDSLSNYYDMCKEAGIHLPSFRTDNLCPMECPSHSQYSPCMSPCPASCVSSGDCDYSPEHCVEGFECDTNYLLSGSRCVHKLNCGCLDDFFQFHAIGEQWLSPDCRRSCVCNSMNNITCDHRPPCTGHSECVSSKGTRECQCIPGFERDEDDNCVQENYSCDLEDFHYGRDCFKIVNEPVATFEEARILCHNDTYELASILSDDEYDFLREKLELNKYGRNAYWVGANGQEGSEADVVQTNWRWISGDLWTWKLEQIFAEDTPDNVNGDEFCGVLPKEDDYFLNDETCNAEHSFVCRKVGNPVQTRWDTTPMQWTRTKNFCKCYVFGDPHYRTFDGLNVHFQGTCTYTLLMDWAHVDEPLFIVNAKNTLPYEGATVSVVRFVIIRVYGFRIILRRQGEVAVDDVKITLPYNPHPEVFISQSGQYVRVDCPELGLVVQYDGLYKVKVHLARSYGTHARGMCGICDGDKHNDYVRPDGSMAENDRDFGDSWASEESCDPGEEVTPYQSMCPNANLSTFKTAVLCGRITDPIGHLAPCHSVVDPQFFLDSCANDMCNAQDGDEKKEVLCDAIASYFEVCREAGVDMVTFRSAFFCPLPCPQHSVYSVCMSPCPPSCLSPGNCGDAQCVEGCECEHDYILIGRQCVPKSQCGCVDSDGNLHKGGHSWVTSDCKQKCRCRGMDDVRCTKLEDCTSNAQCIGQDGEYACKCEDGYSMNDNGKCIELQINQYDCREQCGGTCRYQTCQSGEIRAVGSCTCLGTILDTCCIDNPQEIDCGSRDGTCLAQCPASKASCISDVDCKCNLSGTKCCIDDEGPLLCEASPCNGQCRTACLNTEVATQTGCTCTGGKSCCIPDPTKLRCEQSCGGFCRDSCDGEATASGDCTCEDAGQMCCKKSAYMRGDPHALTFDGKPFSTQDLCSYILVQDNVNSPPEFKIVATTKERIYITREASNIDSVVIHVNGKLIHLLAKNEVTIDDEVVTLPYLMDDEIYISEFSTDGKHNKIKVTMAFGLNVFWDGKNAVNVDITGRLHGKVAGLFGNADDVKQDELLKKDGTIASSLEDFIDSWTVEGSCKERETWYIES